In one window of Paludisphaera rhizosphaerae DNA:
- a CDS encoding FAD-dependent oxidoreductase: MRRREFLGAWGAGLALAATARGPLARGAAAAAGTVYADFDVVIAGGTTAAFAAAVAAAESGARTCLIEPTDWVGGQITSSAVPAIDEAWHTIKDKKTGESYKVFSIARDRVNMTPNFRAMLDATGNPGQGWVSNYCFEPKNFLDQHLLPLEKKLVESGKLVVFRDTVIKKVDAAGDRITAITAIRRTPRPGVAAGGYDLLPSKDLADWYSPEPSSRFDKEVIRFEAPAGRPVVFLDATEWGEVLVLADAPYLQGVETEDGGRVGDDRCGQSTVYDFVQRFAAEGADEPAGPEGVTGFGYDEFHGKAEAWNKIWTYRRIKSAKGGGPAAVGDLCLQNWGYSPKLQAGGNDYPFGYLFISKTDAEAQKADWKGGVDLAVMAEAERRALGWHHWFKQHAPEGIDPRQILLDGSVLGTSHGLAKLPYIRDTRRSIGVDGYVLKGSDLTGSVAKKTGRRFFDRVALGAYPMDVHPMSTCKMPAYITSAHDTLPFYIPFRALTNEKYGNLLVAGKTMAQSFLANAATRLHPIEWSTGTAAGVAAADMAKNRLTTRDELERIESLQALVRQKTPTEWTIDGKLYPGADVGVGE, encoded by the coding sequence CGCAGGCGAGAGTTCCTCGGGGCTTGGGGTGCGGGTTTGGCGTTGGCGGCGACTGCGCGAGGGCCTCTCGCTCGGGGAGCGGCGGCGGCCGCCGGGACGGTTTACGCGGACTTCGACGTCGTGATCGCCGGCGGGACGACGGCGGCCTTCGCGGCGGCCGTGGCTGCGGCCGAGTCGGGCGCGCGGACCTGCCTCATCGAGCCGACCGACTGGGTCGGCGGCCAGATTACCTCGAGCGCCGTGCCGGCCATCGACGAGGCCTGGCACACGATCAAGGACAAGAAGACCGGCGAGTCCTACAAGGTCTTCTCCATCGCCCGCGACCGCGTCAACATGACGCCCAACTTCCGCGCGATGCTCGACGCCACCGGCAACCCCGGTCAGGGATGGGTCAGCAACTACTGCTTCGAGCCCAAGAACTTCCTCGACCAGCACCTGCTGCCGCTGGAGAAGAAGCTCGTCGAATCCGGCAAGCTGGTCGTCTTCCGCGACACCGTCATCAAGAAGGTTGACGCGGCCGGCGATCGCATCACGGCGATCACGGCGATCCGCCGCACGCCCAGGCCGGGCGTCGCCGCTGGGGGCTATGATCTTCTCCCCTCGAAGGACCTGGCCGACTGGTACAGCCCCGAGCCTTCCTCGCGGTTCGACAAGGAAGTGATCCGCTTTGAGGCCCCCGCCGGGCGTCCTGTCGTCTTCCTGGACGCCACCGAGTGGGGCGAGGTTCTCGTCCTGGCCGACGCTCCCTATCTCCAGGGCGTGGAGACCGAGGACGGCGGCCGCGTTGGCGACGACCGCTGCGGCCAGTCGACGGTCTACGACTTCGTCCAGCGCTTCGCCGCCGAGGGCGCCGACGAGCCCGCCGGTCCCGAGGGCGTCACCGGCTTCGGCTACGACGAGTTCCACGGCAAGGCTGAGGCCTGGAACAAGATCTGGACCTATCGCCGGATCAAGAGCGCCAAGGGGGGCGGCCCGGCGGCCGTCGGCGACCTCTGCCTCCAGAACTGGGGATACTCGCCCAAGCTCCAGGCCGGCGGCAACGACTATCCGTTCGGCTACCTCTTCATCTCGAAGACCGACGCCGAGGCCCAGAAGGCTGACTGGAAGGGGGGCGTCGACCTGGCCGTAATGGCCGAGGCCGAGCGCCGGGCGTTGGGCTGGCACCACTGGTTCAAGCAGCACGCTCCCGAGGGGATCGACCCCCGGCAAATCCTGCTCGACGGTTCGGTCCTGGGGACCTCGCACGGCCTGGCGAAGCTCCCCTACATCCGCGACACCCGGCGCTCGATCGGCGTCGACGGCTACGTCCTGAAGGGGAGCGACCTGACCGGCTCGGTCGCGAAGAAGACGGGCCGACGCTTCTTCGACCGGGTCGCGCTGGGGGCCTACCCGATGGACGTCCACCCGATGTCCACCTGCAAGATGCCCGCCTACATCACTTCGGCCCATGACACGCTGCCGTTCTACATCCCGTTCCGCGCCCTGACGAACGAGAAGTACGGCAACCTGCTCGTCGCCGGCAAGACGATGGCCCAGAGCTTCCTGGCCAACGCCGCGACCCGCCTGCACCCGATCGAGTGGTCCACCGGCACCGCCGCCGGCGTCGCCGCCGCCGACATGGCCAAGAACCGCCTCACCACCCGCGACGAACTGGAACGGATCGAGTCCCTCCAGGCCCTCGTCCGCCAGAAGACCCCGACCGAGTGGACCATCGACGGCAAGCTCTACCCCGGCGCGGACGTCGGCGTGGGAGAGTGA